The Chanos chanos chromosome 3, fChaCha1.1, whole genome shotgun sequence genome segment gTTTCTCTtcggctatttttttttcctgacgcagacacacactctcacactcctTACAGCTGTAAGTGTACagttcatatgtttttttttttttgtttccaagaGAAGCATAAAGAACACTAGAGAAAATCACTGCACATTGATTCTTTTATGTACTGTCAGATGGGCCATATTTTTCAAAGACTGATCTCAAGGGCTGTTTGAGAAATGACGTCAAGCATTTCGCAGGTTGGGGGGAGGGTGGCGGAGGGGGGCAAAAGAACAGAAGAGCTGTACCCTCGGCTAGCGTGTaacctttttaaaacatatataaattaaaaaaaaaaaaaaaacatacaagcGACTTAAGCACAGTCGAACGCACAGGAATACTGTAGTGCATTCATTTGCTGATACTTCAGCTGTAATAGATGTATCACAGTTGTGTTAGAAATGCTATGATTTTTTTATGCCGTTACATGATTTGAAGCACATCTAAAATATATCTTAATTTAAAGAGATCTAAcacaattaaatacattttgcGTTCTTTAGTGCATCAAAATATACACAGAAAGATATAATAGTTCTATATAGTCAGCATGGTACAGATATACTACACATTATTTTATACAACAAATTGTGCGTACTATAGATTGAGTATAGTATACTAAATACCATTTAACTGTACCTtatataatacacacaaaatataattAAGTATAATATTTCTTTACttgcggggagggggggggggtgacaatGTTGAGCATCACAGCAGTGAGAGATAAGGCATAGAAGCAAACTGAGAGATTCCAAATTAGCTTCACACCACGTTGGAAGCTCTTTTGGGCGTTTAGAAGGTCGTACACTGCCCCGCCTCCGGTTTGGTTACACTGCTGCAGTTTAGCTCAGCGGGACGATTAGAGTTAAGCCCCTCCCACTCAGCACGCTTTGGGTGGTTTCTTAAAAGTTTTGAGAACCACCCCCCTCTCCCCGCCCCCCCTAACATTTTCACCTCAGAACATTACAGCACACTTCAaagcaaatcaaaacatttgacaACGTCAAGATGTTTTTCTAATATTAGCTTTTGTATTATTCATGAGCACTGATATATCTAAATCATAACAGAATCGGTATTTTTGTTGATGGCTACATAATGAAGTTTGTACACATCATGACTGTTTGTAGTATAAACAGATGAAAAGTCAAAATGATTTGCTGCGCGGCCTTGGCCTCGCCGAAACATCGAATTTTTCAtcttcaattatttattttttttctctaaatcaCGTTTTTTGGTGTTCAGACATCATGTACACATAACGACTCTTGTCCCCGGTGGAGCTTTGCATGAAAcgaaatgagagggaaaatgcGAAACGTCACAGTGCGGCTTCATTCCCGTTTGAGATGGGAAAGCCCTCTCGTCTGTCTGAGGACTGGAAACTGTGTACAGCGCGCCTCCGGGCACAGCCGCCGCGGCTCTCAGATTGTGTAGATACTTCTTatcttttaacattttaattaaattttcaacagaaaaaaaaattggattaCCCCACAGTACGAATTCAATTTCGAACTGGGCTCTTAGGACAAGATGAAAAGACGCGACGTGTTCGGTAACAATGTTTGAGATGATGAAAAACTCGAAAACATCACATCTATACAAGCAACTGGATTAGCCATTCTTGAAAGGGTGGGAGGGGTTTACCCGGGGACAATGTAAACTGAAATACGGCTAGAAACTCCGGAGCAACAAAATATTAGCCTGCTTCTCCTCCGAAGAACTGACTTTAAATTTCTCATGAATACAAAGCAGCGAAGAGGTGATTAGCTACACGGCACAATACGCTGCCATCACCATCACTAATCGAGAGGAATGCCGTATCGTTAACCCTTCTTGAAAACAACTCCTTAGGCAAAACGCGCAGCGAAAAATTAAAGTCATACATCTTCAAGAGTCACTGAGAATGTACGGCTCTGCCTTGGCTTTGCAATGGCCTCTGCAGCCCCGCAGATAAGAAGAGAGTCATCATGGTTAGGACTTAGCAGACCTCCCAATACCTTCTCGTTATATCCCATATACAGCCCTATTAAGAATGACTTCTCTATGAcatattttaattatgttttaaaatggtCTTCACTAAACGATAACGGctttgtgcatttgtttattCTCATAAGCCAATTTCAATGAACAATACACAACAgatgaggaatgtgtgtgtgtgtgtgtgtgtgtaaagggatatatatataaaccacATTAAACAATGGTTTCTGACAGGATCTCTTCATTGTATGTGTAGGCTGATGTCCAGCCCACACTGAAATCACCAGCAAATCAGTTACATCTATCATGTAGTCCAACACAGTGAGccaagacaacaaaaacagaataaaattcAATAATATACTTTGATTATTTTTAAGTGCATTTGTAAATATTCCTCTGTGCTGAGAGAAAACTGATTTATCAGTTGGATTGACTGTGATAATCTGTGGGTAAATGAACAAACCAACAAATTTGATTTCTGATCATATAAACTGAGgcaaaatgtttcagtttttcttctaTTATAAGAAATGTGAAGTTCCACAAAACTGGACCTTCAACCTTCTGCCCTACCTTGTATTCACAGCACTGTTACTCTGCTTCAATGTTCACGACACTATTACTCTGCTTCAGTATTCACAGCATTATTACTCTGCTTCAATATTCACAGCACTATTACTCTATTTCAGTATTCACAGCACTATTACTCTGTTTCAGTAATCACAGCACTACTACTCTGCTTCAATATTCACAGCACTACTACTCTGTTTCAATGTTCACGACACTATTACTCTGCTTCAATGTTCACAGCACTATTACTCTGCTTCAATATTCACAGCACTATTACTCTGCTTCAATGTTCACGACACTATTACTCTGCTTCAATGTTCACGACACTATTACTCTGTTTCAGTATTCACAGCACTATTACTCTGCTTCAATATTCACAGCACTATTACTCTATTTCAGTATTCACAGCACTATTACTCTGCTTCAATGTTCACGACACTATTACTCTGCTTCGGTATTCACAACACTATTACTCTGCTTCAGTATTCACAGCACTATTACTCTGTTTCAGTATTCACAACACTATTACTCTGCTTCAGTACTCACAGCACCGTTACTCTGTTTCAATACTCACAACACTATTATTCTGTTTCAATATTCACAACAATATTATTCTGTTTCAATATTCACAACAATATTACCCTAGCTCAATAATCACAACATTATTGTTATGTTTCAGTACTCACAACACTGTTACTCTGCTTCAATATTCACAACATTGTTACTCTGCTTCAGTGTTCACAACTTTTATTACTCAGGTTCGGCATTCACAACACTATTGCTGTGCAGTAATACACTCAACACTATTACCGGTATCTTCCTTTGGTATTCACATAACCTCTGCTTTACCTCAATAATCACAACACTATTACTCCGCTAGATAATGTTCACTACATTACTACTCTGCTTCTTTATTCACAACCCTATTAATATGATTCATTATTTATAACACAGttgttcttcatttttacaGCACTCTTGCTCTGATTCTGTGTTACTGGAGCAAGCACTCAGCTTCAGTGCTCACAACTCTTCTGGAGTGAAACTGTCCCATGACAATCCAGATGAACAAACTTACCGATGCACACATCAATCTTGCCCTTTATGGCAGCTTCATGCAGCGGCGTGTAGTTCCAGTTGTCTCGAGCATTAGGATCCGCTCCCTGGCATAAGAGTAGGCTGACAACTTCAGCATGACCGAATGAGCAGGCATTATGGAGAGGGATTAAACCACCATCATCTCGAGCGTGAACATTTGCTCCGGTCTGCAGAAGATGCTCAACAACATCTTTCCTCCCAAATCCTATAGAAGTATACACAGACAAGATGAAATCATTCCACGTTCAAGCGACAGATGTGGATATGGTAAACGGTGTACTTAGGTTGTCTTCTCAGACATCATATAAAGGTAGACACAACTCTACGATGGACATTGAAAAGGAAATGCCAATACACAACGTCTGCAGTATTGTTGCTGACTCATATGAGTCAGAGTTTGGGATTAGGGAAGAGATAAAGCTTTACATTCAATTCTTTTCATTATAAACGTGTCTTTTCATGGTAACCGCCCCTAGCAGTTGGCCAACGGTATGTACAGTCCTATACATAGTTTTCTTATTGTCTAGACTATGATGGATGCTTTCAAAATACGACTGAACATAGGCTGCTGCGCCTCGTGACACATAATATACGGTCGTTTTGTTCTTAAACTGTTTTTCCAATATTGCACACAAGCAAAATGCATTAAATAATAATGCGcttcaaatatttttaaataattaatcagTTTCCCCCCACCCATCCTTTGCCTAGGGACATTATGCTGAGTCTACTGAGCTACtttttaaatatacaatatattGAGCTGTACTGACTTGATGTATCTTTGGTGCCTTATTCTACTTTTGTTTctgctgaaatacacacacgGTAAATAACCTAGTTAATGCGCAAATTAATACACAATATCAGCGTCTACAAATAACTTATCCCTATACGACAGCAAGCATAATTACAGTTAGAGCGAGTAGTAACTATATTACTTTTACTAATGACCTAACTTTTACTCATTGGACTTTTTCGTGAGTTAGACTGGTTAACTAAATTAGACACAGTCCAAACAACTTTTTCTTACAGGCTAGGCAGTTCACATCCGAGGCTGGCTAAGTTTGCTAGCATTGTTTACCAAACCAGCTTGCTAACTTGCTTGCtggcaaaagcaaacaaaatcaaCAGCTAACTTCACCTGCAGCGAAGTGAAGTGGGGTGGATTTGCGCCCCGCCATGTCTTTAGCGTTCACATTGACCGAATCCACCAGCCTTTTCACCCTTGATACGTCCCCATTTCTGCAGGCCTCAAAAAGCTCCCGAAAGGCCCCACTAGTCACGCAGCCACCGCCCCCAGGACTGTTGCTGCCAGAGTCGGGAGTGGAGCCACTACTGCTGCCCCCGCCGGTTGTTGTTGAGCTGttgctactgctactgctactgcttaGGGGTGCGGGGAGATCGGGGGACGTCGGAGTTGTTTCAGGATCACCGTTGTTGTCCTGATCGGTCCCCGCCGGAGCTGATACTGAGGAACCTGTACTCACAGGTGGAGACCCTGGAGGAGTAAGCGCATTTGAAGCAATTCTTGGAGGAGATGACAAATTTTGTTGTTGCTGGGAAGTGCGACGAGACGCCGCCATTTTCACTGCTGTCCCTCtagcaacaaaaacagaaagcaacGTGAACATAGCAACAGTAATAAATTACAAAGATGGCTACCGAAGgagtactttttaaaaataaaagtccaaCCTGAGTAATAGGTTCTGTTACCAGAACGGGGTATTTATCAACAAAAGAGAGACGATATCTTTTAATGGAATACATAATTTGAACAACTAATGTGCtatttctgaaaaatgtgttgtgtgtccaGGAAGTCGAAACGTAAAATAAACGGCATATGAGGTTATTTATATAAAACCTCTTCTAGTATCAGGGCTATCTGTGGATGATTCTTCACCGTTTTATAAGTGAGAAAAATCCAAAGGGTCGTTCTTTATTTATGGTTTTAATCAGTTTTGATTATGCTAGGTTCCAGGATGCCATGGTGGCTCAAAAATTCTCAATTTTACCAATAATCCTTCATCTCCTCTTAAACTCGTCACATTAATCGAATCTCAGTGTCAGAGGTCTGATCTGGCTTAGAAAACTGCGACTACATTAATTTAGCATTTTCAGCTCATGGGTAAGTTTGCTCCACTTTTACGCAATAACTGGACTGTTTCATGACAAATGCTGCCTTTTTCTCGTTTTCTCCTGTATTTTCTTGCCCATACCCCGAAGAATCAGCAATCTTGTCTTTATGACGGTTGAATAGCTGTTCATTACACTGGCGTTAACTGCAGTCACAAATATTTGATGACATTTTACTTTAGATTTTACTGAACAATAATATGTGAGAAATAtgctattatatatatatatatatatatgtaattataATTGCCACCGATAGTGTGCACTGTACCTTACTTTGTATTGTGGAGTAACAGCTATGAATAGAACCCTGTGCACAAGGTGCTCTAGAGGACTTGCATTTTGGCGGAATCAGAGCCAGTCTGTCGCCGCCACTGTGATTTCTTTTAGGTTATTGACAGCCACTTCACGAAGAACAGTTCTTGTGAACTTCCGGACAGTGTAAAAAGCAAACTTCCGATCACCCCCCTCTCCCCGCCGCCCTCTCCCcctaaaaattaaaaatagaaaaattgCAGTTTTGGGCAGTGAGCGgtaaaaaaaagatacataaaTAGACACATTACCACAGCTTTACACGGCAAAATTCTCCaagttgttgctgttgtgggAGTGTAAAAAGGGtgtaaaattgtattttaatgaaataaatgtcattCTGGAATTCTGCACTACTTTTGTCATCTGTAATGACGCCATTATGAACATTCTGTTTCAGAGATAAATGTGTCATAAATGTTGACTAACCATGAAATGATATCTTTAAGCCATGGTTAGAGAAATGATGGGTGTGAAAAGTCCTGTCATTGTCTACTAAAGAGGtttgtgtcccccccccccccccccccccccccccaaaaaaaggttttgttcaCCACTCTACAGTGTACACTTAGAAACAAAACCAAGCTAGTCAAATATTGATTGTATTTAACTAGCCCATCTTACTAAAACAAATGGGCCTTCATGTGCATTCAGTGAGCAACAACATTATCAGCCTGACAAAATCAGTCATTCTGACTGATCAAGAATCTGATTCAAGAGATTGGACCCATGCCTAGGTGATACCAAATCACCCAGGTGATCTCTGCTCCTGTCTGCAATACTGGTGTGTGCTTCATCTCACACCCTCTGAAATATTGGACTTTTGTGTCATGAGTGATAGAGGATTGTGTTCAGTACTGAAAGATCATTTTGCTCCATTGAGGTTCTCTCTGAAAGAATATCCTGTTTTTGTATCACTTCGTGATCACTTTTGATGCAGTTGATGTCATATTTAAATCTTAAAATTACTCAGCCAAGATAACAAGTCAAGTCAAGAACATATCAACCTCTCTAATTATAATCCCCTCTGGGGGGCCAAACACATTGTGACTGGTAGTTTatctgaggggggggggatttccTGCTAAACTTATACCGTCAGTAAACCTGTCAGTCTGATCAATGTATTGCTATTTTTAGTTGCAATATATGGTTCAAAGTCTATTCTTCTTGCTGACTGGTAGTTGTTTGTGaaacatgtttctcttttctccttgaACCTTATTAAGCAATCCATCAATCAATGAGCCAATATTGACATAAGTCAGCACGTCCCCCTTTCCCCCCTCTCGATTACAGGCTGTGTTAACAGTTCTACTGAGGTCGAAAAAGTGCGAAGAGATGGGAACGGGAGTGAAGATCCCGTTATGGGGTGATGATACCTCCGTATGGGGTGAAAGTGCTTTGCTTTATCCATTTACAAATGTTTTGCCACCAGTGCAAACTCACCGTTGGAGTTATGTTCGAAGGTTAACTTTTGTCTTCGTTTCtcaacacttttcttttctttcttttcttttccatggcAAAATGTTTATTGCTTTATCACTCTGttgattttattattaattaatcAGTCAAGAtaacattgttgttgtttttttattgtcgTAAGAGCAATAACCTCTTAGACTGATCCTTACACAGGAAAACTCCTTTACAAACTATGGTCTCAGTGAAAAACATCAttctcactgacaaacacattttctcaggGGTTCAAGCAGTTCATATTTAACCCTTCACCATGTGTGAGGAATGCACTGGAAACATGCAAAAATGCTTACACTTTGaccctgacagacagacctTCTTAAAAGGCTCCACTATGTGTGTACAAAACAATAGAGTAGAGATTTACAACTGGTTAGTCAACTTTGTCAAACATTGGCTAATTGGCACATGTATATaccaaaaacaaccaaagaaaGATTTTACAGGTATCATTTTCACGCTATAGTCGACTGGACTTGTGGAATATCTGACTGTTTAGAGCTTTGAAAATGCTATTGTACGTGACAATGATAAAATGATGGCAACCAGACAGCTAACAACTGCTTCTGGGGTCCATCAATAGGGTTCACTTCAACTTTAACTCTTTGAAACATTTCTTGGATATCAAATATCATTCATACAAATTAACATAGATTGTTATGATCTTGCCTCAAAGGCAAGTAGTTAAGCATACTGAGAGGTACATAGGCTGGATAAAATGTGCATGTTCAACCACTGTGGCATGTGAGGGTCACGGCTTAGGTCATAGGGCAgttgaaactgaaatgaaaaaggccAACCTCAGAGGCAGACTTTAAGAGCTTAGGAATcattcagtgtttctctgtgaaaaataaCAGTCAAAGTCCCTGTTCTCTCAGAGAAGGCAACACATGAGTTATGATTTTTgatatattttacataaatgCATAATTTAAAGTATGCTATTTTTGGTTGCCTCCCTTGACTATTCATTAAAGCAAAGATTTTGCCTgagtgacatttaaaatgtataattaaTATACATGTTTCTTATGTGAATTATTTCTTTCATCCAGTGTTATGTGTATCATTTTGTAGGGTACTGTACATATGGGAAAGCACTGAGTCTGAAGTGACAAACACATTGCAGTACTAAATATGTATTACAAGCAAAATACAAAGTTCGTTTTTTAGTAtcagaacaaaaaagaacaatgcacacaagcacataaaacatatatttttcacCTTTTTAAGTTGGTACCAGTGTGTGCCAATTCTATGACCCTTCTCCTTTGCTGTGGGAGCATAAACATAGGCAGCCAAAACTAATGGAATCATCCTATAGCTTTACAAACATTCTTCTCTGTTTGCATTGTTAACTGCTGCCCAAGAAAAATTGAAGTGAGATTCCTGGATATAAggctgctaacacacacacccatacacacacacacacagagagagagagagagagagagagagagagagagagagagaaagagagagagttaattaGACACTGAAACTACAGCATCTCAGGTTTGTAAGTTCTTGAGCTGGATTTGAATCCCCAAACACACTTTACTGGctattaacagaaaaaaaaaatgttttgtgttataAAGTGCTGACAGAAAGACCTGCATTGACTCTTCCCTAAAGTATCATTGAACTGTGCTGATTCCatatcagaaaacaaacagtgaaaactGTCAGACGACTTTCCCTGCTCACCGAGTACTTGATGTTTGTTCACTTTACACTGAACACCTCTAACCTTCACATCAgcactctcttcttttcttttctccagtaGCTGAAAGTCCCAAACTCTGGTCCTAGTTCAGTTCTGATATATAACCTCCCCTTCGTATCTGTCATCCAGTAGGTCCACCTGGTTCTTTGCATTTTCGCCGCTATAACTTTGAGTGTTTACATATCTGGCACATCTCCTGTGTCATGTTGGTAAGTAATGGTAGTAGTGATGTAGGGTAATCCTAAATTTCTTAACTTGAAATCTTCAGTGTCGTACTACCGGGTGATGTTGTATTGTATACATTATAAGAAATGCATATGTTCATTACGGGgagatctttttttattttcttcttcttctttttacagAGAAATCAGAGTATTCGAAGTACTGATTTTTCAAAGAACCAAAAGAAAATGGGTACTTATATCACTTCATAGATCTAAGTTCATATAATTtaattgtgtctgtctgtgggctttttgtctctgtatttagTTCTGACTTATGAAAGTGTTGAGGTCACTGGACATGAAAGTTGACTTCATCTAAGATAATCAAACTCATCAATACAATAGGCGTGTTTGTatcttaaaactaaaaaaagaaaaatgtttgatcATCATCCTAAAAACCACCTTATTAAGGCATGTTTCAGACTGACAAAACTATGATACCTGCTGTTTTCATGTGACCCATCATATAATTtaattgtgtctgtctgtggactTTTTATCTCTGCATTTAGTTCTGACTTATGAAAGTGTTGAGGTCACTGGACATGAAAGTTGACTTCATCTAAGATAATCAAACTCATCAATACAATAGGTGTGTCTGTATCTTagaactaaaaaaagaaaaaggtttgaTCATCATCCTAGAAACCACCTTATTGAGGCATGTTTCAGATCGACAAAACTATGATACCTGCTGTTTTCATGTGACCCATCTTCACTAAAATGGCtattttttgtgtcttttctgaCCTTAGGGTGGCGTGGTAATGTGTAATGAACGGAGACTTCTGTATGACATGTCttccatgcattttttttttcaacaaacgAGTGTATTTACTTCTCTGAGTTCTCTGAGTTAATCTTGAATTACCGGTTCATCTTATGTCATGGCTTTTATGGTTTAAGTGGTTAAATCTGTGGTTGATAGTAGCAAATACTGACTGCAATATTTTCCAATACATGGTATTAAACATCTCATACAGATAGCCTACAGCTGCTCTCCTCGTGAGATATTCCTTCAACATGCAAAACCATCGTacctttttattctttaacaGTTGTAAACACATTCTTTAACGGGTCATAACCTCAAAGCAAATTCTAAAGCACAGACTTCACACTAAAAAGTTAAAGTTATGCTCGACAATCATAACATATAGTACGATCATATCGTTTAACTATACCTCTAATTTGGGTTTAACAGCGTGTAACTATTTTTAGACCATCTTGTAGCCACATCTAGTTTTAAATATTCCCCATTCACAGGACTTTGGCTGTTGCCTTATGATTTCCCAAAATCCTTATGTAAGTTTTCTTATTTTATGTACTCCGTAATAACGAATTATCTGGGTCGTACATTTCGAACAcggagaaaaaaagtcaatgcGATTGTTCCACTGCCCTCAGAGTCTGCCAGAGGGGTATGCGGTGCATGATGCCATAGTTCACAATGATTGGTTCACTGCAAGAGCCCACGTGAAAATCGAGTGGTTCTCAAGGAGATTCAGTGGCAGGCTGGTTTTCAGTGTTAGAAGCGTGTTACAGTCTTCACTACCGGTATCAACAGGTCTCCTGAGTTCTCCCTGCAGCCGATAAAAATCTGAAGACATAGCTTGAGCGTTGCATGCTGCTGTCCGTCGCCTCACTGAATGATTTTACTGAAGTTGGGTACGCTTCTGAAGGTATGAATCTAGTAAAGTGGTAACTTTGTACACTTTTTTTCAGCTTGCAGGAAGCGTTTTATAGAGTGGTATAGGACCACACTTATCTGGTCTGCATTCTCTAAAGGTAAGGTAGcagaacaaaatacaaaaaaaggttttgtcattattttgttaAATCTAGTCTACTGCCAGTCCAGCTCCTGACTCCTCTCTCATCACTAACATGAGAAATGGGACACGTCCAGTAGTTTTCCCTCGGTATGCGTTATTAATACGCATGTATTaataacaatgtgtgtgtatttatgatgtCCCCTAATTGGAGGAAGAACGTAATATTTGTAAAGGCAGTTAGTTCCTCAAATGAAGTTCGAGGAAGCTACGATTGAAACCAGGAAGCGATGATGCAAGTCGGCGTTAAAAATTGCTTGAATAATTTATCCACGGAAAAAGTCACCGTTTCAAGATTAAATCAGAACAGGTAGGGCATCACCATATCTGTTGGCATCGAGCACGAAATGCATAATTACTTGCTGATAGTCAAGCTTGTAGACTGGCTATGAAACGCAACTGAAACACAATAAGCGAACTCATTACCTTACCTTACATTTCTCAGACATTAAACGCTCCCGCTAACATTTGCTAATGTTTCAACATTTAGAACAACTAATTGTTTCATTTAAGCCCATTAGTTGAGGAAATGACACGTGCTCCTCAGTCCATGTATTCTTTTAATTCACTGAGCACGCATGCACGGTGCTATTGTACGAGAGCATTGCAGATAAACGAACTTCCTAATCAATAGCTAATTATATGCAACATGACATTTCAGGAATGTGTTTTCATTATGATAACTATGTGTTATAGTTGGGCCACACTGATCAAttttttctggaattttccgTGGTTTTTTGGATATGTTTGCCAAATATAGGTTAATGAGTGGGGGAGGTCAAATTTCAGTCTAGTGTGGCAGGACGGATAGTCATATGTTCTTTTATAGTATGAACGTGAGAGGGCGCCAACAACCAACATTTAAAGCTGTTCAAATGACTGGGCTTGTATCGCTTTGAACGAATCCTCGAAAAGACACTCGCTCTGCTCGTGAAACCTATTTAGTTTCAGCCCTTCTCTCCTGGTCAGCCCTACCTCCCATAGTTATCTGGACAGGATATTTCATCCCCCATCTCTGCTCCCGCAGCGAGGGCGTTTTgccaagtaaaaaaaagacccaTTGGCTTTATCTGACCTATATCCATTTCTGTGCGCCCAATTAATCTTTAACAGGATCAGCTAAGGTTGTATGAGTTCAGAATTCaaagaacagacaaaatgtAGGCTAAACGTTGACTTTCTAATTTCAGCCACCTAATTTTGTATGGTCAGTTTCAGATATGTttaaagaaaggggggggggtttccttACAATTTTTTGAATTTTCACCTGAATCATTTCATTcaataatatgaaataaatcCAGTGTTACATAAGCTCTTGTTTTAACGTTTTGTCTAGGCCCTGTCCTACTTGTCCTAAAGAAACCACCATGCCGCTTGAACTGGCAATGCCGCTTTTTCTGCCAAACGAAGATTTCCGGAACCGAAAGACACCTAAATTTAAGGGGCCTCTGCGGCCTTGTCTGCTTAAGCAGCTACTGCCTGAAGAACTGCCAGAAGTCAATGAGGTGAGTGCACCTGCGAGTGCGAAtggaaaggcaaaaaaacaagtgaCTTTTGCTGACCATAAAGGCCTAGCCCTCACCATGGTAAAGATGTACTCAGAATTCGACGACCTCATTGACATCCCGCTCAACATCCAAGAGCTTTTTAAGTCGTCACTCACGCTCTTAGAGGAGGAGAGCAAGTTGACGCTTAACTTTGCTCAGCCGTCTGCAGACTACCTGTTGTTTCGTCAGCGTCTTGAAAGCGATAAAGTCTGCCTCGAGCACTGTATGCTTAAAGACAAGGCCATGACTGGTACAGTAAAGGTCAAAAACCTGTCCTTTGAGAAGTCTGTTAAAGTACGTGTCACATTTGACACATGGAAGAGCTATACAGATGTAGAGTGCCAGTATGTTAAAGATACTTACATGGGCTCTGATCGGGATACCTTCTCCTTTGAGGTTAATTTACCTGAACAAGTGCCACCACATGAGCGCATTGAATTTGCCGTTTGTTACGAGGCCAACGGTGTCACGCACTGGGACAGCAATCAAGGACAAAATTACAGAATCATCCATTCAGCGCTGAAGACCTGTTTGCAAAGTGACCATAGTGTTGGTTCTCAGCGAAACAGCTCTGGAGATTGGGGAATTCACTTGGACCGTTACGGCAGCCCAAGGTGCTCTCATGGGATCTTTCCGGAATGGCCAAGTTATACCGCATATGAGGATATTGGCCCTTACtactgaaagtgtttttttttttttt includes the following:
- the ppp1r3b gene encoding protein phosphatase 1 regulatory subunit 3B translates to MPLELAMPLFLPNEDFRNRKTPKFKGPLRPCLLKQLLPEELPEVNEVSAPASANGKAKKQVTFADHKGLALTMVKMYSEFDDLIDIPLNIQELFKSSLTLLEEESKLTLNFAQPSADYLLFRQRLESDKVCLEHCMLKDKAMTGTVKVKNLSFEKSVKVRVTFDTWKSYTDVECQYVKDTYMGSDRDTFSFEVNLPEQVPPHERIEFAVCYEANGVTHWDSNQGQNYRIIHSALKTCLQSDHSVGSQRNSSGDWGIHLDRYGSPRCSHGIFPEWPSYTAYEDIGPYY